From the Gemmatimonadaceae bacterium genome, one window contains:
- a CDS encoding sigma-70 family RNA polymerase sigma factor, producing the protein MPPAPNDIDRFERIVLPHLDDAYTLARYLLRDPHEAQDAVQDAALRALRYFETYRDGDARAWLLAIVRNCCLTRHNRARAERANISFVDDVDVAHEGRATDARAVEQSERAALQRALDGLPPEFREVIVLREVQGLSYREISDVVGVPIGTVMSRLARGRRRLASALGYDAREAG; encoded by the coding sequence ATGCCCCCCGCCCCCAACGACATCGACCGCTTCGAGCGAATCGTGCTACCGCATCTGGACGATGCGTACACGCTCGCCCGTTATCTGCTTCGCGACCCGCACGAGGCGCAGGACGCCGTGCAGGACGCGGCGCTGCGCGCACTCCGCTATTTCGAGACCTATCGCGACGGCGACGCGCGAGCCTGGCTGCTCGCCATCGTCCGCAACTGTTGCCTGACGCGGCACAATCGGGCCCGCGCCGAGCGGGCGAACATTTCATTCGTCGACGATGTGGACGTGGCGCACGAAGGCAGGGCGACGGACGCACGGGCGGTCGAACAGTCCGAGCGCGCCGCCCTTCAGCGGGCGCTCGACGGACTGCCGCCCGAGTTTCGCGAGGTGATCGTGTTGAGAGAGGTACAAGGGCTGAGCTACCGCGAGATCAGCGACGTCGTCGGCGTCCCGATCGGCACCGTGATGTCGCGGCTGGCGAGAGGCCGTCGCCGGTTGGCGTCGGCGCTGGGTTACGACGCGCGAGAGGCGGGCTGA
- a CDS encoding Gfo/Idh/MocA family oxidoreductase encodes MTPDDDGVDRREFLKTASATGLGLVMTSHAPGLLRSRSPNDHISVAVFGLNGRGMVHAQNFSRLKNSSVAYIADVDSTVLAKAGGEMKSAERAPKSIGDFRQALEDPTVDAVSIATPDHWHAPMAILAMKAGKHVYVEKPCGHNAREGELLVAAQRDTHRVVQMGTQQRSSARTIEALQRIKDGVIGRPYLARAWYANTRVGIGKGKTAPVPKNLDYDLWQGPAPRMPYRDNLIHYNWHWFTHWGTGEICNNGTHEIDIARLALGVEHPTRVLSSGGRRHYDDDWQFPDTQEATFEFAGGKTIIWQGESCNGCKTFDRSRGTAVYGTSGTLVVDRDGYVVYDLKGKETTRNIEPKAGDGLELTGDDAATSIHMDNFLDGIRTGAKLRAPIEDGATTVLLCHLGNIAQATGRALRTDPASGHIVGDSEAAKQWSRTYEPGWGM; translated from the coding sequence ATGACGCCCGACGACGACGGCGTAGATCGACGAGAGTTTCTCAAGACGGCGTCCGCCACGGGACTGGGTCTCGTGATGACGTCGCACGCGCCCGGGCTGCTCCGATCCCGCTCGCCGAACGACCACATCTCGGTCGCCGTGTTCGGGTTGAACGGCCGAGGCATGGTGCACGCCCAGAACTTCTCGCGGCTCAAGAACTCGTCGGTGGCGTACATCGCCGACGTCGACTCGACCGTGCTGGCGAAGGCGGGCGGCGAGATGAAATCGGCCGAGCGCGCCCCGAAGTCGATCGGCGATTTCCGCCAGGCGCTCGAGGATCCGACCGTCGACGCGGTGTCGATCGCGACGCCCGACCACTGGCACGCGCCGATGGCGATTCTGGCGATGAAGGCCGGCAAGCACGTCTACGTCGAAAAGCCGTGCGGCCACAACGCGCGGGAGGGCGAACTGCTCGTCGCGGCGCAGCGCGACACACATCGCGTCGTCCAGATGGGGACGCAGCAGCGCTCGTCGGCGCGAACGATCGAGGCGCTCCAGCGCATCAAGGACGGCGTGATCGGCCGTCCGTATCTCGCGCGCGCCTGGTACGCGAACACGCGCGTCGGTATTGGCAAGGGGAAAACGGCACCGGTTCCGAAGAATCTCGACTACGACCTCTGGCAGGGTCCGGCGCCGCGAATGCCGTATCGCGACAACCTGATCCATTACAACTGGCATTGGTTCACGCACTGGGGCACCGGCGAGATCTGCAACAACGGCACGCACGAGATCGACATTGCCCGTCTCGCGCTCGGCGTCGAGCATCCGACGCGTGTGTTGTCGAGCGGCGGCCGCCGGCACTACGACGACGATTGGCAGTTCCCCGACACCCAGGAAGCGACGTTCGAGTTCGCCGGCGGCAAGACGATCATCTGGCAGGGCGAGAGCTGCAACGGCTGCAAGACCTTCGATCGGTCGCGCGGCACGGCGGTGTACGGGACGAGCGGAACGCTCGTCGTCGACCGCGATGGATACGTCGTCTACGATCTCAAAGGAAAAGAGACGACGCGAAACATCGAGCCCAAGGCGGGCGACGGGTTGGAGCTCACGGGCGACGACGCCGCAACGTCGATTCACATGGACAACTTTCTCGACGGAATTCGCACCGGCGCCAAGCTGCGCGCGCCGATCGAGGATGGCGCGACGACCGTGCTCCTTTGTCACCTCGGCAACATCGCGCAGGCGACGGGACGGGCGCTGCGCACGGATCCTGCAAGCGGCCACATCGTTGGCGACTCCGAGGCGGCGAAGCAGTGGTCGCGGACGTATGAGCCGGGGTGGGGAATGTGA
- a CDS encoding metallophosphoesterase, whose protein sequence is MSSHRDRDAAEFDAHGNTRPTGSNYITNDQSDDGVDRRGFLRCMAWAGTGVVWALEGGLPLSIPLSRIGSLTEPQKKSIFFAQISDSHIGFSKEANKDVTATLQDAVAKLNALPQTPAFVLHTGDITQLAKPEEFDTAQQVLTGVKSERIFYVPGEHDVATDNGASYLQRYGKGTKGGGWYSFDHSGVHFVGLVNVLNLKAGGLGTLGPEQLDWLKKDVSRLAASTPIVLFAHVPLWTVYPEWGWGTDDSEQALALLKRFGSVTVLNGHIHQIMQKVEGHVSFHTAMSTAFPQPAPGTAPAPGPMKVDPDKLKSVLGIADVTFVPGRGSLAIVDATLSGQPPAFDEASHEAMMERQTKRRTITLADNEIGIDNFNFTPPVLTVKPGTKVTWINNDDVPHLIVSVQRAWRQSPVLDTDQRFSATLASPGTYDYFCSLHPKMQGKIIVRR, encoded by the coding sequence ATGAGTTCACATCGCGATCGCGATGCGGCGGAGTTCGACGCGCACGGAAATACGAGACCGACGGGCAGCAACTACATCACGAACGATCAGAGCGACGACGGCGTCGACCGGCGCGGCTTCCTCCGCTGCATGGCGTGGGCCGGAACGGGCGTCGTCTGGGCGCTCGAGGGCGGGCTTCCGCTCTCGATTCCCCTGAGCCGCATCGGCTCCCTGACCGAGCCGCAGAAGAAGAGCATCTTCTTCGCGCAAATCAGCGACAGCCACATCGGCTTCAGCAAGGAAGCCAACAAAGACGTGACCGCCACGCTGCAGGACGCGGTCGCCAAGTTGAATGCGCTGCCGCAGACCCCGGCGTTCGTGCTGCACACGGGCGACATCACGCAGCTCGCCAAGCCGGAGGAGTTCGATACGGCGCAGCAGGTCCTCACCGGCGTGAAGAGCGAACGAATCTTCTACGTTCCCGGCGAGCACGACGTCGCCACCGACAACGGCGCCTCGTATCTCCAACGCTACGGCAAAGGAACGAAGGGCGGCGGCTGGTACAGCTTCGACCACAGCGGCGTGCACTTCGTCGGTCTCGTCAACGTGCTGAATCTCAAAGCCGGCGGACTGGGCACGCTCGGCCCCGAGCAGCTCGATTGGCTGAAGAAGGACGTGTCGCGGCTCGCGGCGAGCACGCCGATCGTGCTCTTCGCGCACGTGCCGCTGTGGACCGTGTACCCCGAATGGGGCTGGGGTACCGACGATTCCGAGCAAGCGCTCGCGCTGCTCAAGCGATTCGGGTCGGTGACGGTGCTCAACGGCCACATTCATCAGATCATGCAGAAGGTCGAGGGGCACGTGTCGTTTCACACGGCGATGTCGACCGCTTTCCCGCAACCGGCGCCCGGCACGGCACCCGCACCGGGGCCGATGAAGGTCGATCCGGACAAGCTCAAGAGCGTGTTGGGCATTGCCGACGTGACGTTCGTTCCGGGCCGCGGTTCGCTCGCCATCGTCGACGCGACGCTCTCGGGGCAACCGCCGGCATTCGACGAAGCGTCACACGAAGCGATGATGGAGCGGCAGACCAAGCGTCGGACCATCACGCTCGCCGACAACGAGATCGGCATCGACAACTTCAACTTCACGCCGCCGGTGCTGACCGTGAAGCCGGGCACCAAGGTCACATGGATCAACAACGACGACGTGCCGCATCTCATCGTGAGCGTGCAGCGCGCGTGGCGGCAGTCGCCGGTGCTCGACACCGATCAACGCTTCAGCGCGACGCTCGCGTCTCCCGGTACGTACGACTATTTCTGCTCGCTGCATCCCAAGATGCAGGGGAAGATCATCGTGCGCCGCTGA
- a CDS encoding DUF1080 domain-containing protein, whose translation MRRNCVLLFLALAQPIAAQTAPNTLTSAERAAGWQLLFDGRTLKGWRGLGYDSVPTAHWRVVDGTIEKIPSGKVAKIADGQPANGGDLMTVDTFGDFELSFQWKVAPGANSGVKYNVSEEFSLAHASNHAALGFEYQVLDDSLSDDNKIASHLAGSLYDLISPNGAKRLMPVGQWNTSRIVFQGRHGEHWLNGAKIVEFYLGTPRMDSLLAKSKYHTIPGFADRRTGHIILQDHNDETYYRDIKIRELKP comes from the coding sequence ATGCGACGAAACTGCGTTCTCCTCTTCCTCGCGCTCGCACAGCCAATTGCGGCACAGACGGCACCGAACACGTTGACGTCCGCCGAGCGAGCCGCGGGGTGGCAGCTGCTCTTTGACGGCAGGACGCTGAAGGGTTGGCGTGGGCTCGGCTACGACTCGGTCCCTACCGCGCACTGGCGCGTCGTGGACGGGACGATCGAGAAGATTCCGAGCGGGAAGGTCGCGAAGATCGCGGACGGTCAGCCGGCAAACGGCGGTGACCTCATGACGGTCGACACGTTCGGCGACTTCGAGTTGTCCTTCCAATGGAAGGTCGCGCCAGGCGCCAACAGCGGCGTGAAATACAACGTGTCGGAGGAGTTTTCCCTCGCGCATGCGTCGAATCACGCGGCGCTCGGATTCGAGTACCAGGTGCTCGACGATTCGCTGAGCGACGACAACAAGATCGCGTCGCATCTCGCGGGATCGCTGTACGATCTGATCTCCCCCAACGGCGCGAAGAGGCTGATGCCGGTGGGTCAGTGGAACACATCGCGGATCGTCTTTCAGGGACGACACGGCGAGCATTGGCTCAACGGGGCGAAGATCGTCGAGTTCTACCTCGGCACTCCCCGCATGGATTCGCTGCTCGCAAAGAGCAAGTACCACACGATTCCGGGATTTGCCGATCGCCGCACAGGACACATCATTTTGCAGGATCACAACGACGAGACGTACTACCGCGACATCAAGATTCGGGAGCTCAAGCCATGA
- a CDS encoding efflux RND transporter permease subunit, with the protein MNLSELFIRRPVTTVLVMLGVLFFGITAYKRLPVSDLPTVDYPTLTVSASLPGASPETMASAVATPLEKQFSTIAGIDNMTSTSSLGACNITIQFSLDRSIDAAAQDVQAMIAKTLKNLPPGIIPPSYQKVNPADQPIVFYGFTSDLMPISKLDEYAETFMAQRISMIPGVAQVNVYGSAKYAVRIQLDPNALASRQIGIDEVADAINDQNVNLPTGVLNGPTKTYTVQANGQLNNASSFRRLVVTYRNGAPIHLGDIGQVLDDIQNNKSIAWFAQKNDYTRGVILAIQRQPGTNTVAVADAVKAEMTKLQKQIPASVNMTLMYDRAATIRESVRDVKFTLVLTLFLVIAVIFLFLRNVSATLIPSLALPISVIGTFAVMYLLDYSLDNLSLMALTLAVGFVVDDAIVMLENIVRHMEMGKPPMRAAVDGAAEVGFTILSMTISLTAVFIPILFLGGIVGRLFHEFAVVIAVSILVSGFVSLTLTPMLSSRFLRPHEHGETHGRAYQITEAGYDWLLAKYKGSLEWVMNHRPLSMAFSFMILVGTVVLFVLIPKGFIPSQDNGQLFVTTETAQGTSFDDMVVHQKQVNAILSADTNIAGFYSAIGGSSTVSGTNQGRLLIGLRPRDERVNVDDMIKELRPKLAKIPGIVVYMQNPPPIQIGGRVSKSLYQFTMQSSDITTLYPAADALVAQARKSPLLQDVTTDLQLGQPQASVEIDRERAAQLGVTADQIETALYDAYGSRQVSTIYTPNDEYWVVMELLPQYQLDLSAMNMLYVRSKTGALVPLGGVARITQTAGALSVNHSGQLPSVTLSFNLRPGVALGQATDEVQRIANKTLPASINTGFSGTAQAFQSTQAGMLALLGIAIFVIYVVLGVLYESFIHPITILSGLPFAAFGALLTLLIFKIDLSVYAFVGIILLVGLVKKNAIMMIDFALEAERSEGRAPADAIVHACLIRFRPIMMTTMAALMGTLPIAVSTGAGSESRRPLGIAVVGGLAFSQLITLYVTPVFYTYMDTLSERGARFFARFGKKKRADEGHAPVPVPVAATANLIAVDGQLAKSSGDAAD; encoded by the coding sequence ATGAATCTTTCCGAACTGTTCATTCGGCGGCCCGTCACGACGGTGCTCGTGATGCTGGGGGTTCTTTTCTTCGGCATCACGGCGTACAAGCGACTGCCGGTGAGCGATCTCCCGACGGTCGACTATCCGACGCTGACGGTGAGCGCGAGTCTGCCGGGCGCGAGCCCGGAGACGATGGCCTCCGCGGTCGCGACGCCGCTCGAAAAACAGTTCTCGACCATCGCCGGCATCGACAACATGACGTCGACGTCGAGCCTGGGCGCGTGCAACATCACGATTCAGTTCTCGCTCGACCGGAGCATCGACGCCGCGGCGCAGGACGTCCAGGCGATGATCGCCAAGACGCTCAAGAACCTGCCGCCGGGCATCATCCCGCCGTCATATCAGAAAGTGAATCCGGCCGACCAGCCGATCGTGTTCTACGGCTTCACGTCGGACCTGATGCCGATCTCCAAGCTCGACGAGTACGCCGAGACCTTCATGGCGCAGCGCATCTCGATGATCCCGGGCGTGGCGCAAGTGAACGTCTACGGGTCGGCGAAATACGCGGTGCGCATCCAGCTCGATCCAAACGCGTTGGCGAGCCGGCAGATCGGCATCGATGAAGTCGCCGACGCGATCAACGACCAGAACGTGAATTTGCCGACGGGTGTGCTCAACGGCCCGACGAAGACGTACACGGTCCAGGCGAACGGCCAGTTGAACAACGCGTCGTCGTTCCGCCGGCTCGTCGTCACGTATCGCAACGGCGCGCCGATCCACCTCGGCGACATCGGCCAGGTGCTCGACGACATTCAGAACAACAAGTCGATTGCGTGGTTCGCGCAGAAGAACGACTACACCCGCGGCGTCATCCTCGCCATTCAGCGACAGCCCGGCACCAACACCGTCGCCGTCGCCGACGCCGTGAAGGCCGAGATGACGAAGCTGCAGAAGCAGATCCCGGCCAGCGTCAACATGACGCTGATGTACGATCGGGCGGCGACGATCCGCGAGTCGGTGCGCGACGTGAAGTTCACGCTGGTGCTGACCCTGTTCCTCGTCATCGCCGTGATCTTCCTGTTCTTGCGGAACGTGTCGGCGACGCTGATCCCGAGCCTGGCGCTGCCGATCTCGGTGATCGGCACGTTCGCGGTGATGTATCTGCTCGACTACAGTCTGGACAATCTGTCGCTGATGGCGCTGACGCTCGCCGTCGGCTTCGTGGTCGACGACGCGATCGTGATGCTCGAGAACATCGTCCGCCACATGGAGATGGGCAAGCCGCCGATGCGAGCGGCGGTGGACGGCGCGGCGGAAGTCGGATTCACGATTCTGTCGATGACGATCTCACTCACCGCCGTCTTTATCCCGATTCTGTTCCTGGGCGGGATCGTCGGGCGGTTGTTCCACGAGTTCGCCGTCGTGATCGCCGTGTCGATCCTCGTCTCGGGCTTCGTGTCGCTGACGCTCACGCCGATGCTGTCGAGCCGCTTCCTGCGGCCGCACGAGCACGGCGAGACGCACGGGCGCGCCTATCAGATCACCGAAGCCGGCTACGACTGGCTCCTGGCGAAGTACAAGGGGAGCCTCGAGTGGGTGATGAACCATCGCCCGCTGTCGATGGCGTTCTCGTTCATGATCCTCGTCGGCACGGTCGTGCTCTTCGTGCTGATCCCGAAAGGGTTCATCCCAAGCCAGGACAACGGCCAGCTCTTCGTGACGACGGAAACGGCGCAGGGTACGTCGTTCGACGACATGGTCGTGCACCAGAAGCAGGTGAATGCGATCCTTTCGGCGGATACGAACATCGCGGGTTTCTATTCGGCGATCGGCGGCAGCTCGACGGTCTCCGGAACGAATCAGGGGCGCCTCTTGATCGGCCTTCGGCCGCGCGATGAACGCGTGAACGTCGACGACATGATCAAGGAGCTTCGGCCGAAGCTCGCGAAAATCCCGGGCATCGTCGTCTACATGCAGAATCCGCCGCCGATTCAGATCGGCGGTCGCGTGTCGAAGAGCCTGTATCAGTTCACGATGCAGAGCTCCGACATCACGACGCTGTATCCGGCCGCCGATGCGCTCGTCGCGCAGGCGCGCAAGTCGCCGTTGCTCCAGGACGTGACGACCGACCTCCAGCTCGGCCAACCGCAGGCGAGCGTCGAGATCGATCGTGAGCGCGCGGCGCAGCTCGGGGTCACCGCGGACCAGATCGAGACCGCGCTGTACGACGCCTACGGCTCGCGCCAGGTCTCCACCATCTACACGCCGAACGACGAGTACTGGGTCGTGATGGAGCTGTTGCCTCAGTATCAGCTCGACCTGTCGGCGATGAACATGCTGTACGTTCGCTCGAAGACCGGCGCCCTCGTCCCGCTCGGCGGGGTGGCGCGGATCACGCAGACCGCGGGCGCGCTCAGCGTCAACCACTCGGGACAGCTCCCGTCGGTGACGTTGTCGTTCAACCTCCGGCCGGGCGTGGCGCTCGGCCAAGCGACGGACGAAGTGCAACGGATCGCCAACAAAACGCTGCCGGCGTCGATCAATACGGGGTTCTCCGGCACGGCGCAGGCGTTTCAGTCGACGCAGGCCGGCATGCTCGCGCTGCTCGGCATCGCGATCTTCGTCATCTACGTCGTGCTCGGTGTGTTGTACGAGAGCTTCATCCATCCGATCACGATTCTGTCGGGTCTGCCGTTCGCGGCGTTCGGCGCTCTGCTCACGCTGCTGATCTTCAAGATCGATCTCAGCGTGTACGCGTTCGTCGGCATCATCCTGCTCGTCGGTCTCGTAAAGAAGAACGCGATCATGATGATCGACTTCGCGCTCGAGGCCGAGCGCTCGGAAGGTCGCGCGCCGGCCGACGCGATCGTGCACGCGTGCTTGATCCGCTTCCGCCCGATCATGATGACGACGATGGCCGCGCTGATGGGCACGTTGCCGATCGCCGTCTCGACCGGCGCCGGATCCGAGTCCCGCCGCCCGCTCGGCATCGCCGTGGTCGGCGGCCTCGCGTTCTCGCAGTTGATCACGTTGTACGTGACACCGGTGTTCTACACCTACATGGATACGCTCAGTGAGCGCGGCGCCCGCTTCTTCGCGCGGTTCGGAAAGAAGAAACGCGCGGACGAGGGCCATGCACCGGTTCCGGTGCCGGTTGCGGCCACTGCCAACTTGATCGCCGTCGACGGGCAGCTCGCGAAGTCCAGCGGAGACGCGGCGGACTAA
- a CDS encoding anti-sigma factor, protein MTCAQCRELLDAYVDGELPAADAADVREHIASCAECAREHVALAATARRIGETLVKYQAPDVLKARIRVALAQPDSLAPTAPSGTSVTTRRLALGGLGIAIASSILTFAVVRAVSPDRSVTDEIVSSHIRALMPGHLTDVASTNQHNVKPWFNGRVDLSPPVPSLDSIGFPLIGGRLDYVQERAVPVIVYGRRQHLIDVYVRPSTGDRKEANGETTASARNGYNVIAWQSNGMSLEAVSDLNRPELEQFVKAFSGAR, encoded by the coding sequence ATGACGTGCGCTCAATGCCGAGAACTGCTCGACGCGTACGTCGACGGCGAACTTCCGGCCGCGGATGCCGCGGACGTGCGCGAACACATCGCATCGTGCGCGGAGTGCGCGCGTGAACACGTGGCGCTTGCCGCCACGGCGCGCCGAATTGGAGAGACGCTCGTGAAATACCAGGCACCCGACGTGCTCAAGGCGCGGATTCGCGTCGCGCTTGCGCAGCCCGATTCCTTGGCCCCCACCGCGCCGTCGGGAACATCCGTGACTACACGGCGGCTTGCACTTGGTGGACTCGGCATCGCCATAGCGAGCAGCATCCTCACGTTCGCGGTCGTGCGGGCCGTGTCGCCGGACCGTTCGGTGACCGACGAAATCGTGTCGAGCCACATCCGTGCGCTCATGCCCGGACATCTCACCGACGTCGCGTCGACGAACCAACACAACGTGAAGCCCTGGTTCAACGGACGCGTCGACCTCTCGCCGCCGGTTCCGAGTCTCGACTCGATCGGCTTTCCGCTCATCGGCGGGCGGCTCGACTACGTGCAAGAAAGAGCGGTGCCCGTCATCGTCTACGGCCGGCGTCAACACTTGATCGACGTCTACGTCCGGCCGAGCACGGGCGATCGCAAGGAAGCCAACGGCGAGACGACGGCGTCGGCGCGCAACGGGTACAACGTGATCGCGTGGCAGTCCAACGGCATGTCGCTCGAGGCGGTGTCAGACCTCAACCGCCCCGAGCTCGAGCAATTCGTGAAGGCGTTCAGCGGCGCACGATGA
- a CDS encoding efflux RND transporter periplasmic adaptor subunit, protein MRMRLVSLRDGCAVLTAVVAACSKPPAQQAPPVPVQVASVSKISAPLTLESNGVVEPMQTVSVLSQVGGTLDTVMFNEGDEVQAGQVLFKLDSRPFAATLRQTEAALLRDQAQAQSLQRDAERYKALVEKDYVTKSQADQAQSAAEAMQATVQSDKAAVDNARLNLDFATIRSPIAGRTGRLLVRRGNLVRANNDALVVINQLRPILVRFPIVQHDFPALQRRNVRGNVPVRVVTADSGGIDETGTLAFLDNAVDSLTASVSAKARFQNQHNVLWPGEAVRVSVELEVQAGVVAVPTRAVLAGQQGNYVFVVGNDKVAKVRPVSVGRSVGTGDMTTIDKGLEPGEQVVVDGQSRLTPNARVDVKAAPSTSASAEAVQAGSGATP, encoded by the coding sequence ATGAGAATGCGATTGGTCTCGCTTCGCGACGGGTGCGCCGTCTTGACGGCCGTCGTTGCCGCGTGCTCGAAACCGCCCGCGCAACAGGCGCCGCCGGTTCCCGTTCAAGTCGCGTCGGTGAGCAAGATTTCCGCGCCGCTCACGCTCGAGTCGAACGGCGTGGTCGAGCCGATGCAGACGGTGTCGGTGTTGTCGCAAGTGGGCGGCACGCTCGACACCGTGATGTTCAACGAAGGCGACGAGGTCCAGGCGGGCCAAGTTCTCTTCAAGCTCGACTCGCGTCCATTTGCGGCGACGCTTCGTCAGACCGAAGCGGCGCTCCTGCGCGATCAGGCGCAGGCGCAGTCGCTGCAGCGCGACGCCGAGCGGTACAAGGCGCTCGTCGAGAAAGATTACGTGACGAAATCGCAGGCCGATCAGGCGCAGTCGGCGGCCGAAGCGATGCAGGCGACCGTGCAGTCCGACAAGGCGGCGGTCGACAACGCGCGGCTCAATCTCGACTTCGCCACGATTCGCTCGCCGATCGCGGGGCGGACGGGACGGTTGCTCGTTCGCCGCGGCAATCTCGTGCGCGCGAACAACGACGCTCTCGTCGTGATCAATCAATTGCGTCCAATTTTGGTGCGATTCCCGATCGTGCAGCACGACTTCCCCGCGCTCCAGCGGCGCAACGTTCGGGGCAACGTTCCAGTTCGCGTGGTCACGGCCGACAGCGGCGGTATCGACGAGACCGGCACCCTGGCGTTTCTCGATAACGCGGTCGATTCTCTCACGGCGAGCGTGAGCGCCAAGGCGCGGTTCCAGAACCAGCACAACGTGCTCTGGCCGGGCGAAGCGGTTCGCGTGAGCGTGGAGCTCGAGGTGCAGGCCGGCGTGGTCGCGGTGCCGACGCGCGCGGTGCTCGCCGGGCAGCAAGGCAACTATGTATTCGTCGTCGGGAACGACAAGGTCGCGAAGGTGCGGCCGGTATCAGTCGGTCGGTCGGTGGGCACGGGTGACATGACGACGATCGACAAAGGACTCGAGCCCGGCGAGCAGGTCGTGGTCGACGGGCAGTCGCGTCTGACGCCGAACGCCCGGGTCGATGTGAAGGCGGCGCCGAGCACGTCGGCGTCGGCGGAGGCGGTACAAGCGGGGAGCGGCGCTACGCCATGA